A genomic segment from Nicotiana tabacum cultivar K326 chromosome 9, ASM71507v2, whole genome shotgun sequence encodes:
- the LOC142164051 gene encoding uncharacterized protein LOC142164051 — protein MAIENDQTNNTTPAYTATTSANGNFMTSTSFPTIDHNHPLYLQPTDTPGSFLISFQLIGSDNYALWSRAMRIGLLGKSKLGFVDGRFPKSKFEPELHDLWEKVNAIVLSWIMNVVRPGLLSSVLYASSAHKVWEDLKERFDKVNGLIILYLHREVHTLTQGFMTVTDYFSKLRELWDKFDALMPCPGCPCPESKKYAQHFEYQRLIQFLGLNESYSQ, from the coding sequence ATGGCGATTGAAAATGATCAAACCAACAATACTACTCCTGCTTACACTGCCACAACCTCAGCAaatggaaatttcatgacaagtACTTCCTTTCCTACCATTGATCATAATCACCCTCTGTATCTACAGCCAACCGATACACCAGGTAGTTTTCTGATCTCTTTTCAACTTATTGGATCTGATAACTATGCTTTGTGGAGTCGCGCAATGAGAATTGGCCTGCTAGGTAAGAGTAAATTAGGATTTGTCGATGGTAGGTTTCCTAAGTCTAAGTTTGAGCCTGAACTCCATGATCTGTGGGAGAAAGTGAATGCTATTGTCTTGTCTTGGATAATGAATGTTGTGAGGCCGGGGTTGCTAAGTAGTGTTCTATATGCATCTAGTGCTCATAAAGTTTGGGAAGACTTAAAAGAGAGATTTGATAAAGTAAATGGTTTAATAATTCTGTATCTACATAGAGAGGTTCACACTTTGACTCAAGGATTTATGACTGtaactgactatttctccaaACTAAGAGAGCTTTGGGATAAATTTGATGCTCTTATGCCATGCCCTGGCTGTCCCTGTCCTGAGTCAAAGAAGTATGCTCAACACTTTGAATATCAAAGGCTCATTCAATTTCTTGGCTTAAATGAGTCTTACTCTCAGTAA
- the LOC142164052 gene encoding uncharacterized protein LOC142164052, which produces MYNNKNINNTGNYKPKRSQVQCEYCHYKGHTKENCYKLVGYPPDFKSKRKGINTGQYANQVCGAEMNFTDRYIMGNNVASSVTQQGRGGSHSNSGVPQPANQPTFFQKMPHPAPDLFSGQVKGIGREEHGLYILRGSTSMSVPSQKTNKCVNTADDTPISTSSISSTSSSSSVSVSSICSLWHKRLGHAPIDIIKKIEALSKWTTGNFHQPCTSEAIIVLRDFLTQANNMFSTTVKILRTDNGSEFFSIEFKHLLSSLDIVHQSTCVYTPQQNGVAERKQRTILEIARSFRFQAVVPLRFWGERVAIAVYLLNRLPSKVSGYKSPFEKLYLHPLSLSHLKVFGCLCYATTPKMLDKFSPRAVPAVLLGYSSTQKGYILYSLHSKTFMVNRNIVFHETVFPFKHVKNSGTLVFPILDLLSPELNAATPIFPLTPTVEDSTEPIEAQISSESPAEIPPFTTDTTASEPIIPAKNN; this is translated from the exons ATGTacaacaacaagaacataaaCAATACTGGAAATTATAAACCAAAGAGGAGTCAAGTTCAATGTGAGTATTGCCACTACAAGGGACATACAAAAGAAAATTGCTATAAGCTAGTTGGATATCCTCCGGATTTCAAATCAAAAAGGAAGGGAATCAATACTGGACAGTATGCAAATCAAGTGTGTGGTGCAGAGATGAACTTTACAGACAGATACATTATGGGCAACAATGTAGCTTCTAGTGTGACTCAACAAGGCAGAGGAGGAAGTCACTCTAATTCAGGTGTTCCACAACCAGCAAATCAACCTACTTTCTTCCAGAAAATGCCACATCCTGCTCCT GACCTCTTCAGTGGTCaggtgaaggggattggtagAGAGGAGCATGGATTGTACATACTGCGTGGGAGCACTTCTATGTCAGTCCCATCTCAGAAAACCAATAAGTGTGTCAACACAGCAGATGATACTCCTATTTCTACTTCATCTATTTCCAGTACTTCTTCTAGCTCTAGTGTTTCTGTTTCTAGCATTTGCAGCTTATGGCATAAAAGATTAGGACATGCTCCTATAGACATaataaagaagatagaggcacTGAGTAAGTGGACAACAGGTAATTTTCATCAGCCCTGCACT TCAGAAGCAATTATAGTCCTAAGAGATTTTCTTACTCAAGCAAACAATATGTTCTCTACTACTGTTAAAATTCTAAGGACTGATAATGGAAGTGAATTTTTTAGTATTGAGTTCAAGCATTTATTGTCTAGCCTTGATATTGTTCATCAGAGTACATGTGTTTACACACCACAGCAGAATGGGGTGGCAGAAAGAAAACAAAGAACTATTTTGGAAATAGCTAGATCTTTCAGATTTCAAGCAGTTGTACCTCTAAGATTCTGGGGAGAACGTGTTGCTATAGCAGTGTATTTACTCAACAGATTACCTTCTAAGGTAAGTGGGTACAAATCACCTTTTGAGAAGCTATATTTGCATCCACTTTCTTTATCCCATCTCAAAGTATTTGGTTGTCTGTGTTATGCAACAACTCCTAAAATGCTGGACAAATTTTCACCTAGAGCAGTGCCTGCTGTGCTCTTAGGCTACTCCTCTACTCAAAAGGGGTATATTCTGTATAGCTTGCACTCCAAAACTTTTATGGTTAATAGAAATATTGTGTTCCATGAAACTGTGTTTCCTTTCAAGCATGTTAAAAATTCAGGAACTCTGGTTTTTCCTATCCTGGATCTGTTATCTCCTGAGTTGAATGCTGCAACTCCTATCTTCCCTTTAACACCTACAGTAGAAGACTCAACTGAGCCTATTGAAGCTCAAATATCATCAGAGTCCCCTGCAGAAATTCCTCCCTTCACTACAGACACAACTGCCTCTGAACCTATCATTCCTGCTAAGAATAACTAG
- the LOC107827792 gene encoding aluminum-activated malate transporter 2-like — protein sequence MEIGSVSHEKAGCFTNGLMCFKSLPRRLFAKLVEIAKQTKKIGKDDPRRVIHSLKVGLALTLVSLFYYFQPLYNSFGVSAMWAIMTVVVVFEFSVGATLGKGLNRGMATLLAGALGVGAHYLASATGKVAEPILLGLFVFLQAFTSTFVRFFPQVKARYDYGMLIFILTFCLVSISGFRVDEIVDMAHQRLSTILIGASVCVIVSIFVCPVWAGEDLHKLVAQNIEKLGKFLEGFGEEISKSSEGEESKDAKTSLAEYKSVLNSKNAEEILANFARWEPGHGQFKYRHPWKQYLKIGSLTRQCACKVDALNGYINSEIKAPKEIKGMIKETTTKMSIESGKALKELARSVKTMTSPLSANKHVSNAKTAAKNLKSLLISGFSEDINLLEVIPVAAVASILTDIVICVEEIAESVNELASLAHFSSKETKVDSTKESNIEATQSRKIHACSQHVVITIQESAQVQSSVQLTDQNMKL from the exons ATGGAAATAGGATCTGTAAGCCATGAGAAGGCTGGTTGTTTCACCAATGGATTGATGTGTTTTAAATCCTTGCCTAGAAGATTATTTGCTAAGCTAGTTGAAATTGCTAAGCAAACCAAGAAAATTGGCAAAGATGATCCAAGAAGAGTGATTCATTCACTTAAAGTTGGATTAGCACTAACTTTGGTTTCATTATTCTACTATTTCCAACCCCTTTATAATAGTTTTGGCGTTTCAGCGATGTGGGCTATAATGACGGTTGTTGTTGTCTTCGAGTTTTCTGTTG GTGCAACACTTGGAAAAGGGTTAAATAGGGGAATGGCAACCTTGCTAGCTGGAGCATTAGGGGTTGGAGCACATTATTTGGCTAGTGCAACTGGTAAAGTTGCGGAGCCAATACTTCTTGGGCTATTTGTTTTTTTACAAG CATTTACATCAACTTTCGTAAGATTCTTTCCTCAAGTGAAGGCCAGATATGATTATGGAATGCTAATTTTCATCTTAACATTTTGTTTGGTTTCAATATCTGGTTTCCGAGTGGATGAAATAGTGGATATGGCTCATCAAAGACTGTCCACTATACTCATTGGTGCCTCTGTTTGTGTTATTGTCTCAATCTTTGTTTGCCCTGTCTGGGCTGGTGAGGATCTCCACAAATTAGTGGCTCAAAATATTGAGAAGCTTGGCAAATTCTTAGAAG GATTTGGAGAAGAgatttctaaatcatcagaggGTGAAGAATCAAAAGATGCTAAAACATCCTTGGCCGAGTACAAAAGTGTTCTCAATTCAAAGAATGCTGAAGAAATTTTG GCTAATTTTGCAAGATGGGAGCCAGGGCACGGGCAATTTAAGTATAGGCATCCATGGAAACAGTACTTAAAAATTGGAAGTCTCACTAGGCAATGTGCATGCAAAGTTGATGCACTCAATGGCTATATCAACTCTGAAATCAAA GCACCAAAAGAAATCAAGggaatgataaaggaaacaacaacaaaaatgagCATAGAATCTGGGAAAGCACTAAAAGAATTAGCACGTTCTGTGAAAACAATGACTTCTCCCTTATCAGCTAATAAACATGTCTCAAACGCAAAAACAGCAGCCAAAAACCTGAAATCACTTCTCATATCTGGCTTCTCGGAAGATATTAACTTACTAGAAGTCATACCAGTGGCTGCAGTTGCATCAATACTAACCGATATCGTCATTTGTGTTGAAGAAATTGCTGAATCTGTTAATGAGCTTGCTTCTTTAGCTCATTTTAGCAGCAAAGAAACAAAGGtagattcaacaaaagaatccAATATTGAAGCAACACAAAGCAGAAAAATACATGCTTGTTCTCAACATGTTGTTATTACTATTCAGGAGAGTGCACAAGTCCAATCTTCAGTTCAACTAACAGACCAGAATATGAAATTGTGA